Proteins encoded together in one Thermodesulfobacteriota bacterium window:
- a CDS encoding type II toxin-antitoxin system PemK/MazF family toxin produces MALTYHPKRGTVLMCDFVGFKTPEMVKKRPVVVVSGRLRRSQLVTVIPLSTTPPDPVEDHHHQMDPASLPGQFATKQTWAKCDMVVTVGFWRLNKVMVRDANGNRVYLGHRVTDADFKAILKGMLCAFDLKGLTSHIG; encoded by the coding sequence GTGGCTCTCACATATCACCCCAAAAGGGGCACAGTATTGATGTGCGACTTTGTGGGCTTTAAGACCCCGGAAATGGTGAAAAAACGCCCCGTTGTTGTGGTTTCTGGAAGGCTCAGGCGCAGCCAGCTTGTGACCGTGATTCCACTCAGTACGACACCGCCCGACCCCGTGGAAGATCACCATCATCAAATGGATCCAGCATCTTTGCCGGGCCAATTCGCCACAAAGCAAACTTGGGCGAAATGCGATATGGTGGTTACGGTCGGATTCTGGCGTCTTAATAAAGTGATGGTACGGGACGCTAACGGGAATCGCGTCTATTTGGGCCATAGGGTCACCGATGCCGATTTTAAGGCCATCCTCAAAGGGATGCTCTGCGCATTTGACCTCAAAGGCTTGACATCCCATATTGGCTAA